From a single Actinomyces viscosus genomic region:
- the mraZ gene encoding division/cell wall cluster transcriptional repressor MraZ, translating to MFLGTHAPKLDEKGRLILPAKFREELAGGVVLTRGQEHCLYAFTAAEFERMYAQLREAPLAQKQARDYVRVMLSGADSQIPDKQGRITLPAPLRAYAGLKKDLAVIGAGARVEIWDAESWSTYLAAQEQVFADTAEEIIPGFF from the coding sequence ATGTTCCTGGGAACGCATGCACCCAAGCTGGACGAGAAGGGCCGTCTCATCCTCCCGGCGAAGTTCCGTGAGGAGCTTGCGGGCGGCGTGGTTCTGACCCGAGGTCAGGAGCACTGCCTGTACGCCTTCACTGCTGCCGAGTTCGAGCGCATGTACGCCCAGCTGCGTGAGGCGCCCCTCGCCCAGAAGCAGGCGCGTGACTACGTGCGCGTCATGCTCTCGGGAGCGGACTCGCAGATCCCGGACAAGCAGGGCCGCATCACGCTGCCGGCACCACTGAGGGCCTATGCGGGCCTGAAGAAGGACCTGGCCGTGATCGGAGCCGGGGCCCGGGTGGAGATCTGGGACGCCGAGTCCTGGAGCACCTACCTGGCCGCTCAGGAGCAGGTCTTCGCCGACACGGCAGAGGAGATCATCCCCGGCTTCTTCTGA
- a CDS encoding PAC2 family protein, producing the protein MRPLFTIQHPADQPISPRVLIHYFEGAMDAGNAGALAVDQLLMTLPSERLATFDIDALVDYRARRPTMTFVHNTYSSVVMPELVLDLLHDDDGEDLLLLHGSEPDYRWDEFVGAVAHLAVSMGVSQAIGMSGIPMAVPHTRPTYVHHHGSQPDLLPNQPELFGHVELPGSMSAYLELRLGELGLDSRGVSAAIPHYVARDEFPQGASALLTAVVQATGLALPVGDLEAAASINRAEINAEAAQQPEVSAVVSALEAQYDAMAPRIATGEVDTTAPVLNLPSADEIGARLEAFLEANDSGDLGPQGWNPGRGG; encoded by the coding sequence GTGAGACCACTGTTCACCATCCAGCACCCCGCGGATCAGCCGATCTCCCCGAGGGTCCTCATCCACTACTTCGAGGGGGCCATGGACGCCGGCAACGCCGGTGCCCTGGCCGTCGACCAGCTGCTGATGACCCTGCCCAGCGAGCGCCTGGCCACCTTCGACATCGACGCCCTCGTGGACTACCGCGCCCGGCGCCCCACGATGACCTTCGTCCACAACACCTACTCCTCGGTCGTCATGCCCGAGCTGGTCCTCGACCTCCTCCATGACGACGACGGCGAGGACCTCCTGCTGCTCCACGGCAGCGAGCCGGACTACCGGTGGGACGAGTTCGTCGGGGCCGTGGCGCACCTGGCCGTGTCCATGGGCGTGAGCCAGGCGATCGGTATGAGCGGCATCCCCATGGCCGTGCCCCACACGCGTCCGACCTACGTGCATCACCACGGCAGCCAGCCCGACCTGCTGCCCAACCAGCCCGAGCTCTTCGGCCACGTCGAGCTGCCCGGCTCGATGTCGGCCTACCTCGAGCTGCGGCTGGGCGAGCTGGGCCTGGACTCCCGGGGCGTGTCGGCCGCGATCCCGCACTACGTGGCCCGAGACGAGTTCCCGCAAGGGGCCTCGGCGCTGCTGACCGCCGTCGTGCAGGCCACCGGCCTGGCCCTGCCGGTGGGGGACCTGGAGGCCGCAGCCAGCATCAACCGCGCCGAGATCAATGCCGAGGCCGCCCAGCAGCCGGAGGTCAGCGCCGTCGTCTCCGCCCTGGAGGCCCAGTACGACGCCATGGCCCCCCGGATCGCCACCGGTGAGGTGGACACGACCGCCCCCGTCCTCAACCTGCCCAGCGCCGACGAGATCGGCGCCCGTCTGGAGGCCTTCCTGGAGGCCAACGACTCCGGGGACCTGGGCCCCCAGGGGTGGAACCCCGGACGCGGGGGCTGA
- the dinB gene encoding DNA polymerase IV, with product MSRAPRSQAARRSWGDDDSATPIIHVDMDAFFASVELLEHPELVGRPVIVGGRDGRGVVSAASYEARAFGVSSAMSMAEASRRCPQAVVLPVRHGLYSQVSAQVMSVLAEVTPVLEKVSIDEAFLDVTGARRRMGTPVTIGRWIRSEVRRRVGVPASVGIASTKFVAKLASSHAKPDGLLLIPAEATQDFLNLLPVGALWGVGARTQEVLARWGINDVRTLASTDVRHLEKILGRAAGRHLHELSHGLDPRRVEPVREEKSVGTETTFFDTVTDREHARRVLLDQTHQCAARLRAGDLRCRVVVLKARGADFATVTRSRTLAVPTDLAHDIWETVSTLYSALPTPAGGFRLLGVRVEGLLRPDDGVQLLLDEDPRRGASERAADAVRRRWGDGALAPASLLGGGGSGAARPARGDRSRPRRDDEAGR from the coding sequence ATGAGCCGGGCGCCCCGTTCCCAGGCCGCGCGCCGCTCCTGGGGGGACGACGACTCCGCGACCCCCATCATCCACGTCGACATGGACGCGTTCTTCGCCTCGGTCGAGCTCCTCGAGCACCCCGAGCTGGTCGGCCGTCCCGTCATCGTGGGCGGCCGCGACGGCCGGGGCGTCGTCTCGGCCGCCTCCTACGAGGCCCGCGCCTTCGGCGTCTCCTCGGCGATGTCCATGGCCGAGGCCTCCCGGCGCTGCCCCCAGGCCGTGGTCCTGCCCGTGCGCCACGGCCTCTACTCCCAGGTCTCGGCCCAGGTCATGTCCGTCCTGGCGGAGGTCACTCCCGTCCTGGAGAAGGTGAGTATCGACGAGGCCTTCCTGGACGTGACCGGGGCCAGGCGCCGCATGGGCACCCCGGTGACCATCGGCAGGTGGATCCGCTCCGAGGTCCGTCGGCGCGTGGGCGTTCCGGCCTCGGTGGGCATCGCCTCCACCAAGTTCGTCGCCAAGCTCGCCTCGTCCCACGCCAAGCCCGACGGGCTGCTCCTCATCCCGGCCGAGGCCACACAGGACTTCCTCAACCTGCTGCCGGTCGGAGCGCTGTGGGGCGTGGGCGCCCGAACCCAGGAGGTCCTGGCCAGGTGGGGCATCAACGACGTGCGCACCCTGGCGAGCACCGACGTGCGCCACCTGGAGAAGATCCTGGGACGAGCCGCCGGACGTCACCTGCACGAGCTGTCCCACGGACTCGACCCCCGCCGCGTGGAGCCGGTGCGTGAGGAGAAGTCGGTGGGCACCGAGACGACCTTCTTCGACACGGTCACCGACCGCGAGCACGCCAGACGGGTCCTGCTGGACCAGACCCATCAGTGCGCCGCCCGCCTGCGAGCGGGGGACCTGAGGTGCCGCGTCGTCGTCCTCAAGGCCAGAGGGGCCGACTTCGCCACCGTCACCCGCTCACGCACCCTGGCGGTTCCCACCGACCTCGCCCACGACATCTGGGAGACCGTCTCCACGCTCTACTCCGCCCTGCCCACGCCGGCCGGCGGCTTCCGCCTCCTGGGCGTGCGGGTCGAGGGACTGCTGCGCCCCGACGACGGCGTGCAGCTCCTCCTGGACGAGGACCCTCGGCGCGGCGCCTCGGAACGAGCGGCCGACGCCGTGCGCCGCAGGTGGGGCGACGGTGCTCTGGCACCGGCCAGCCTCCTGGGAGGGGGCGGGAGCGGGGCCGCTCGACCGGCGCGCGGCGACCGGAGTCGGCCGAGGCGCGATGATGAGGCGGGGCGGTGA
- a CDS encoding DUF3040 domain-containing protein, protein MALSEREQQVLRDLESQLHQDDPDLAQTLQREERRLSRPSPRHIGGGVALVLIGLALLIAGVSVRHNLVSILLGVAGFLVAVGGVALALTRVESPSGSNRSATGGGKSGRGKSGGRKRSSFMDRQSERWERRRDSED, encoded by the coding sequence ATGGCACTGTCAGAGCGAGAGCAGCAGGTCCTGCGGGACCTGGAGTCGCAGCTCCACCAGGACGACCCCGACCTGGCGCAGACGCTCCAACGTGAGGAGCGTCGGCTCTCGCGCCCCTCGCCCCGCCATATCGGTGGGGGAGTGGCCCTGGTGCTCATCGGTCTGGCCCTTCTCATTGCTGGGGTCTCGGTGCGCCACAACCTCGTCTCCATCCTGCTGGGGGTCGCGGGCTTCCTTGTGGCCGTCGGCGGGGTGGCCCTGGCCCTGACCCGGGTCGAGAGCCCCTCGGGCTCGAACCGGTCCGCCACCGGTGGCGGCAAGTCCGGCCGGGGCAAGAGTGGCGGGAGGAAGCGCTCCTCCTTCATGGACCGGCAGTCCGAGCGGTGGGAGCGCCGTCGCGACTCCGAGGACTGA
- a CDS encoding spermidine synthase, with protein MRTSFATAELVARDTGVLLMLDGAESSFLDLRDPSHLDFEYHQQMDAVLTALRGGGGPVRALHLGGAGCALARAWDAARPGSQQVAVEIDEILAARVRTWFDLPRSPRLRIRVGDAAEVVAGLRPGQWDVVVRDVFNGGSVPAPCRSREFLASCLEALAPGGLLLVNTSSVPRAQAGAEIEALREALGAGSSGLVVVADPAAVRGRRRGNLVLVARREPFTAPELEEVERAVRRLPLPVRTWQADDPALPRPEGGRAR; from the coding sequence GTGCGGACCTCCTTCGCCACGGCCGAGCTGGTGGCGCGCGATACCGGTGTCCTCCTCATGCTGGACGGCGCGGAGTCCTCCTTCCTGGACCTGCGCGATCCGTCCCACCTGGACTTCGAGTACCACCAGCAGATGGACGCGGTGCTGACGGCGCTGCGCGGAGGGGGCGGCCCCGTCAGGGCCCTCCACCTGGGTGGGGCGGGCTGCGCCCTGGCCAGGGCGTGGGACGCCGCCCGGCCCGGCTCCCAGCAGGTCGCCGTCGAGATCGACGAGATCCTGGCTGCCCGGGTGCGCACCTGGTTCGACCTGCCCCGCTCCCCCAGGCTGCGGATCCGGGTGGGTGACGCCGCCGAGGTGGTTGCAGGGCTGCGGCCCGGCCAGTGGGACGTCGTCGTGCGGGACGTGTTCAACGGCGGCAGCGTGCCGGCGCCCTGCCGGAGCCGGGAGTTCCTGGCCTCGTGTCTGGAGGCCCTCGCGCCCGGCGGGCTGCTGCTGGTCAACACCTCCTCCGTGCCCCGGGCTCAGGCCGGGGCCGAGATCGAGGCGCTCAGGGAGGCGCTGGGGGCGGGCTCCTCCGGCCTGGTGGTCGTCGCCGACCCGGCGGCGGTGCGCGGCCGGCGTCGGGGGAACCTGGTGCTGGTGGCCCGTCGTGAGCCCTTCACGGCTCCCGAGCTCGAGGAGGTCGAGCGGGCGGTGCGCCGTCTGCCGCTGCCGGTGCGCACCTGGCAGGCCGATGACCCCGCGCTGCCGCGCCCCGAGGGCGGCCGGGCCCGCTGA
- the rsmH gene encoding 16S rRNA (cytosine(1402)-N(4))-methyltransferase RsmH has protein sequence MTSPQAQATADAAGRHEPVLLQRCLDLLAPAIEGAPARPVMIDCTLGMGGHSEAALESFPRLRVVGIDRDPEAIALASARLERFGDRFVAVQTTYDAVNRVAREHSVSADRTVDAVLMDLGVSSLQLDEASRGFSYARPAPLDMRMDQGSGTTAQELLETSGAAELTHILRTYGEERFASRIAAAIVRRREAGEPVASTQDLAELVRQAVPAAARRSGGHPAKRTFQALRIAVNAELDVLERAVPLALNSLRVGGRLVVESYQSLEDRIVKRALNHGATSRAPQDLPVVPEADRPYLELLTNGAEKADARELDHNPRSAPVRLRAAARIRPVDQAPAPEAGPVPNAGRSPRPGRKPGLRPGRHRPT, from the coding sequence ATGACCAGCCCACAGGCTCAGGCAACCGCCGACGCCGCCGGCCGGCACGAGCCGGTGCTCCTCCAGCGCTGCCTGGACCTGCTCGCCCCCGCGATCGAGGGAGCCCCTGCGAGGCCGGTCATGATCGACTGCACCCTGGGCATGGGAGGCCACAGCGAGGCGGCGCTCGAGAGCTTCCCCCGTCTGCGCGTGGTGGGCATCGACCGCGACCCCGAGGCGATCGCACTGGCCTCGGCGCGCCTGGAGCGCTTCGGCGACCGCTTCGTGGCGGTTCAGACCACCTACGACGCCGTGAACCGGGTCGCCCGTGAGCACTCCGTGAGCGCGGACAGGACGGTCGACGCCGTCCTCATGGACCTGGGCGTCTCCTCCCTTCAGCTCGACGAGGCCTCACGGGGATTCTCATACGCCCGTCCCGCGCCCCTGGACATGCGCATGGACCAGGGCTCGGGGACCACCGCCCAGGAGCTGCTGGAGACCTCCGGCGCCGCCGAGCTCACCCACATCCTGCGCACCTACGGCGAGGAGCGATTCGCCTCCCGTATCGCCGCCGCCATCGTGCGTCGCCGTGAGGCGGGCGAGCCGGTCGCCAGCACGCAGGACCTGGCCGAGCTCGTCCGTCAGGCGGTGCCGGCGGCGGCTCGCCGCAGCGGCGGGCACCCGGCCAAACGGACCTTCCAGGCGCTGCGCATCGCCGTCAACGCCGAGCTCGACGTCCTGGAGCGGGCCGTTCCCCTGGCACTCAACAGCCTGCGCGTCGGGGGGCGTCTGGTGGTGGAGTCCTACCAGTCCCTGGAGGACCGCATCGTCAAGCGGGCCCTCAACCACGGGGCCACCTCCCGGGCGCCGCAGGACCTGCCGGTCGTGCCCGAGGCGGACCGCCCCTACCTCGAGCTGCTCACCAACGGTGCGGAGAAGGCCGACGCCCGCGAGCTCGACCACAACCCCCGCTCCGCCCCGGTGCGCCTGCGCGCAGCCGCACGCATCCGCCCGGTCGACCAGGCCCCCGCACCAGAGGCCGGACCGGTGCCGAACGCAGGGCGCAGCCCGCGCCCGGGTCGCAAGCCCGGGCTCCGGCCCGGCCGGCACCGGCCGACCTAG
- a CDS encoding HelD family protein, with translation MRGFVSQTIPSHPPQSQRETRQRAEDAAQDAAGDNAGSVREREVRGEQEVVDLAYSELDRQLAQARRSLARTEAQGVSGTHQSRGERDAYAVHYSSLVSSLEGVEDRLVFGRMDMSRAPDDAAGSADAGTASGAGSAFSPGSGRGVGSSSPVTDGGRRHYVGRIGLQDAQHREVILDWRAPLARAFYQATASHPMGLVRRRHIDTRTRRVLGVEDEVLDLDALGADGAPEGSSGAAVAAGQLQGEGALIAAMSTARDGRMGDIVATIQAEQDRIVTSSGRGVLVVQGGPGTGKTAVALHRVAYLFYSERERLERSGVLLVGPSRTFLRYVEQVLPSLGETGVVSTTIGDLVPGVRATAQEDARIAEIKGRSLWVKALETAVRGLQRVPEAPREIEVQGVRLRLEPGDVREAGSRARRGGKPHNLARETFVLWLLERLTDQYAAATNQDASDADTRAWIREDIRTARDARREINLCWMPTTPEGLLERLWSRPALLEQVAPSLSERERALLYREPGGALTPADIPLIDELAELLGPSEDAQARRARLEARRREDLVAYAAQAIEAQDLGDGMVSAEMLADRVSQGGPTLTLAERARADRTWTYGHVVVDEAQELGAMAWRALARRCPVRSFTVVGDLAQYSGPHAPDSWGEVLSALGTAAQEPGGRSRSQSRHRARSRSRQGRQSGRSRGGSTPLREEALSVCYRTPATIMEVAEETVTRLGHPPVYPVRSVRDLPDCLEITEVADISAFSDTAENAEAAETTEAAGVWAQALREAVSEESIRLDREVGAGVGRIAVISPSPRRTEALLRQDPDLAAAMEAPGGDVLRSRLLVVSPVLSKGLEFDVVVLVDPADIGERSAGDLYVAMTRPTRRLRVVSRLPLPQGLEARSGSR, from the coding sequence ATGCGAGGCTTTGTGAGTCAGACGATCCCCTCTCACCCGCCGCAGTCCCAGCGGGAGACACGTCAGCGGGCGGAAGACGCTGCACAAGACGCTGCGGGAGACAACGCGGGCAGCGTCCGCGAGCGCGAGGTGCGCGGCGAGCAGGAGGTCGTCGACCTCGCCTACAGCGAGCTGGACCGTCAGCTCGCCCAGGCCCGTCGTTCCCTGGCCCGTACCGAGGCCCAGGGCGTCAGCGGCACCCACCAGTCACGCGGGGAGCGCGACGCCTACGCCGTGCACTACTCGTCGCTGGTCTCCTCCCTGGAGGGGGTCGAGGACCGCCTGGTCTTCGGGCGGATGGACATGAGCCGGGCGCCCGACGACGCGGCGGGATCAGCCGACGCGGGTACCGCCTCCGGGGCCGGGTCGGCGTTCTCTCCCGGCTCGGGCCGGGGCGTGGGCAGCTCCTCCCCGGTGACCGATGGGGGGCGGCGCCACTACGTGGGTCGGATCGGGCTGCAGGACGCTCAGCACCGCGAGGTGATCCTGGACTGGCGCGCGCCCCTGGCCCGGGCCTTCTACCAGGCCACGGCCTCCCACCCCATGGGGCTGGTGCGCCGTCGGCACATCGACACCCGGACCCGCCGGGTGCTCGGGGTGGAGGACGAGGTCCTCGACCTGGACGCCTTGGGGGCCGACGGCGCCCCGGAGGGCTCGTCCGGGGCCGCGGTGGCCGCCGGGCAGCTGCAGGGCGAGGGCGCCCTCATCGCCGCGATGTCCACGGCCCGTGACGGCCGGATGGGTGACATCGTGGCCACGATCCAGGCCGAGCAGGACCGGATCGTCACCTCCTCGGGACGGGGCGTGCTCGTGGTCCAGGGCGGCCCGGGAACGGGCAAGACGGCGGTGGCGCTGCACCGGGTGGCCTACCTGTTCTACTCCGAGCGCGAGCGCCTGGAGCGCTCGGGCGTGCTGCTGGTGGGACCGTCGCGGACCTTCCTGCGCTATGTGGAGCAGGTGCTGCCCTCCCTGGGTGAGACGGGTGTGGTCTCCACGACGATCGGGGACCTGGTTCCGGGGGTTCGGGCCACGGCGCAGGAGGACGCCCGCATCGCCGAGATCAAGGGGCGCTCCCTGTGGGTCAAGGCCCTGGAGACCGCGGTGCGGGGCCTGCAGCGGGTCCCCGAGGCCCCGCGCGAGATCGAGGTCCAGGGGGTGCGTCTGAGGCTGGAGCCCGGCGACGTGCGCGAGGCGGGCTCACGGGCCCGCCGGGGCGGCAAGCCCCACAACCTGGCCCGGGAGACCTTCGTGCTGTGGCTGCTGGAGCGCCTGACCGACCAGTACGCGGCGGCCACCAACCAGGACGCCTCGGACGCGGACACGCGCGCATGGATCCGCGAGGACATCCGCACCGCCCGCGACGCCCGCCGGGAGATCAACCTGTGCTGGATGCCGACGACGCCCGAGGGGCTGCTGGAGCGGCTGTGGAGCCGCCCGGCCCTCCTGGAGCAGGTGGCCCCCTCCCTGAGCGAGCGGGAGCGGGCGCTGCTGTACCGGGAGCCGGGAGGTGCTCTCACGCCGGCGGACATCCCGCTCATTGACGAGCTGGCCGAGCTGCTGGGCCCCAGTGAGGACGCCCAGGCCCGACGCGCCCGGCTGGAGGCCCGACGCCGCGAGGACCTGGTGGCCTACGCGGCTCAGGCGATCGAGGCCCAGGACCTGGGTGACGGGATGGTCAGCGCCGAGATGCTCGCCGACCGGGTCTCCCAGGGAGGTCCCACGCTCACCCTGGCCGAGCGGGCGCGGGCGGATCGGACGTGGACCTACGGGCACGTCGTCGTCGACGAGGCCCAGGAGCTCGGTGCCATGGCCTGGCGGGCGCTGGCGCGCCGCTGCCCGGTGCGCTCCTTCACGGTGGTGGGGGACCTGGCCCAGTACTCCGGACCCCACGCCCCGGACAGCTGGGGCGAGGTGCTCTCCGCCCTGGGGACGGCGGCGCAGGAGCCTGGCGGGCGGTCCCGGTCCCAGTCCCGTCACCGGGCCCGTTCGCGCTCCCGGCAGGGCAGGCAGTCGGGGCGCTCGCGCGGCGGGTCGACCCCGCTGCGCGAGGAGGCTCTCAGCGTCTGCTACCGCACGCCGGCCACGATCATGGAGGTGGCCGAGGAGACGGTGACGCGGCTGGGTCACCCGCCGGTCTACCCGGTGCGCTCGGTGCGCGACCTGCCCGACTGCCTCGAGATCACTGAGGTCGCTGATATCTCAGCATTCTCCGACACCGCAGAGAACGCGGAAGCCGCTGAGACCACTGAGGCTGCCGGCGTGTGGGCCCAGGCTCTGCGCGAGGCCGTGAGTGAGGAGTCGATCCGTCTTGACCGGGAGGTGGGCGCCGGAGTCGGGCGCATCGCGGTCATCTCGCCCTCGCCTCGCCGCACCGAGGCGCTGCTGCGCCAGGACCCGGACCTGGCCGCCGCGATGGAGGCACCGGGCGGGGACGTGCTGCGCTCGCGGCTGCTGGTGGTCAGCCCGGTGCTGTCCAAGGGGCTGGAGTTCGACGTCGTCGTGCTGGTGGACCCGGCTGACATCGGTGAGCGCAGCGCAGGGGACCTGTATGTGGCGATGACCCGCCCCACGCGCCGTCTGCGGGTGGTCAGCCGTCTTCCCCTGCCGCAGGGGCTTGAGGCTCGTTCCGGCAGCCGGTGA